The Conger conger chromosome 11, fConCon1.1, whole genome shotgun sequence genome includes the window tggatttgCAAGCTGTCCggggtgttttcctgcctctcacccagttcatgctgggataggctccagcacccccatgaccctgaccagaaGTGAGTGTATTagatcatggatggatggatgtggagTATAGATTTATGGACCATTTAAATTCCAGACTGCTTCCTGCCAACACTGTGCTAcattgtgtatgtgcttgtctgtttgtatttgtgtgtctatatataaatggtaaatggcaggcatttatatcacgccttcatccaaagtactgtacaattgatgcttctccatttacccattcatacacacactcacacacacaccgacagcgattggctgccatgcaaggcaccgaccagctcgtcaggagcatttgggggttcggtgtcttgctcagggacacttcgacacagcccgggcaggggatcgaaccggcaaccctccgactgccagacgactgctcttactgcctgtcgctatatgtgtgttcagtgtgttctcattttgtgtatttacaGGTTGGCTGATTTGGGTCAGAACTCACATGTGGTCTAATCTGGTCTGACGTGTTCCAGTCTCCTGAGATAGGGGGCACTGTGTCTAAAATGAGtctctcagaggagccagagcaCAAAGGTGGAACCCTCAGCACTGACAGAAAGAGGTataaatgcatgactcagataTTTAATGTGGTAtgagttagagctgcagtcagagggtgagtttaactggaagctctgtctccatgtatTGTTCGCAGGGTCCTGCAGTCACTGGAGTCCAGCTCTTTAGAAGGGAAGAGTTCAGATATATCTCCCCCAAAACAGGTATGAGATCTTCATCCTTGTaacttaattatttattaatctgttattttctgtgtactctgaatttaattcaaacatattgagacgggtgcgtgggggttggacccaaaatgcacgactcagaaacaatagtaatataaagacccctcagggctttattcgggacgaatcccaggagagtagtcaacacaagcaaagtccatacacgtagatccagccaaacaaaaagtaaacaaacaaaaagcacggtgccgagggaagaggcaaactcgtagtcggtagacgtgcagggaggtccggtagcaggagagctgtcagcggggcagatgaacagacggacggcaggcagaggcgtagtagtggacgaagcgggagtcgaaaccatgaaacaatcagcgaagcaaaagtacaaaaacggtaggcaaggacgaagtcaaaaaacaaacgatggtcacaaaacagaaatcaataaacaatagtcggtaaacaggcgtggatcgtaacgtgtaatcaaacagtaaataatgctcaagagttgcgtggtaaacagaggcagacaattttgcagtgaacagttgcgcgactgggctataaatgcaggtgtagacaggtgtagacaattagttagagcgtagcaaggaaatggaaaacaggtgcgatggatgacaagttaaacaaggagattagtaatcgttagtaataaacctatcctgccctagcattagtaaattagtaaatgacatgcacgagaaacgtaaggtaacatgaacacatgattagtcttgttagtttctacccaatcctgatctagcgttagtagttttagtaaatagaaaaatagaaacactaggggagtgaaggacagaacgagagagagagagagaaaaggcggaacgcaaggtttgcggaaaaacatgtaaaagtgtatgcataacaacgaccagttaacgtaacaataaacatgcatcgaaacataacacaaagcgaaactaagacgataatcactcaacataaccaggtaatatatcGTACGAAAatataactagacatgacaagaaaataaatcgtaacgagacataactaaacatgacaagaaaataaatcgtaacgaaacataactaaacaacatgacgaacctagactaacataatacatgaagacactgcgtgactaagacaacatgaataaacataaaacatggcgagacagacctgaaacgtgacacatatAGTGGTATgtaatgcttctattttgcattattttctttttcaatacaaatattttaattataaattattttatcagcataacaatttgagtgaaaagttgaatctgtgaaatttacacacatttcataatttcttggtatttggtatgtcccccagCTTTAATGGTAACATGCACATGAGCTGTCTTGGACTCCAcatatttgtgcaaaacctgatgatccatgttattccagcagtatttgacaatgtttcaaagagcatcttgtgatgtaaCTGAATGCTTGTTttctgtcagtcttcaagtgtccccataacttgaggttgaggtcaggtggttgTGGATTATGCAGCAGTCCTTGCTCTTGTTTGGTTTTCAAGTGGTTCTTGcatagctttgaagtaactttcatttgttttaaaatgttcaaaatcctaaaaccttCTTTTTATTTCCAGGATGAGATGAAACTGTGGTCttagacttttggaccccactggaTATCATGAATATTTTTTGGGCTTAACATGATAAACATGCTCCACCTTTGCCAAATATTACTCTTAACCATCCACatctcatgcatgcatgctaTCAACCTGcttttcatttgaacatttaatGTGAACATGTAAACATTTCTGGCTTCTTTGGCACAAGGAGGTAAAAAATGACCTGAAATtaaaaattataaatgtttggGAAGAGAATCCGGAGTGGAAACAGCAGATGAAGCTTTCGGCTGTGCACATGAAGCGCTAGTTCTAGTGCTAATGTGCTACTTTTTAATCCCTCAAAAGAcagcagcaacacaacacaccttaATCTCTAATCCAGCTCTGCAGTGGTCCTGGCCCTGCGTGGCTCACAGAAAGTCCAGACTCCTTTTGCTGGTCTCAAACACGGCAGCAGAGTAAGCCTCCAAACAGAGCCTTTTAAACCAGAAGCATTCAGCTCACCATGAGCATTTACTGAATGCACAGAGCAACTCAATTCTGGGCAAATTAATTCTTTATCACACTTCTTATGTCTACAAAGCCTTCAAACAGGAACAAAAGATGCACTTCAGATATGAGCATTTGGCACTGCTGTGCGTTTGGTGTCTCAAATTATCTGTCCCTTTTCTGGCCATGTGACACAAGGCTATGGTTGTATTGCATTGAGTGTTTATTTCACagtgatacagcacacctcttcatgtgtttatttcaaggaTGTCGCTGACTCactggagagagatgagcaggACAGTAAGTTCTCTCTCATTGCTACTGTGTGTCCATTAGAGTGCTGACATGAGTTTAGCAAACAGatctcacagtgcagtgttctgATAGAATTCACACTTTCATGATAATGCTTTACCTTGATAATCTTACATCTAGAAAACATCATGAACAACATGTTCACAACAGCACTGAAATAGAATTATAGCCTCAAGTAGTGATTAAAAGGTTCCGCAAATGCACAGACTAAAGCACTGTggcatcagacagactgtcctgagtttgtgcagtaactaaagcactgtgccatcagactgtcctgagtttgtgcagtaactaaagcagtgtcccatcagacagactgtcctaagtttgtgcagtaactaaagcactgccccatcagacagactgtcctgggtttgtgcagtaactaaagcactgtcccatcagacagacttcctgagtttgtgcagtaactaaagcactgtcccattagacagactgtcctgagttcaTATTCAGGGcagaatagattttaaaatggcCATGTAACCTTTGAAGGTGTTAATTCTTATTTTGCAGCCGTATGTACTTTTTGCTCAttagttttatttgtgattGATTATCATTGAGAGGTCTGTAATACTGTTAAAGGTTTATAACACTgatgtgtgtaaaatactgtgaaCACTGCTTTTCTTCTTAATCTGTTATTGAATTGTAAActttaatcttattttaaacAGAATTATTTCTCATATTTCCTCTCTTCAGATGAATCCATTAAAAAAGCCCAGCAGGGACTGAAAACCCATCTGAAGAAGAAgtttgaatacatatttgaaggtttagcagtgcagggccacacaactctcctcaatgagatctatacagagctctacatcacagaggggggaagtgggggggtcAATAATGAGCACGAGGTCAGACAGATTGAGACAGCATCCAAGAGACAAACCACCCAGGAGACTCCAATCCTCTGCAATGACATCTTTAAGCCTTTACCTGGACAAGAGAAACACATCAAAACTGTGCTTACAAAGGGCATCGCTGGCATTGGGAAAAccgtctctgtgcagaagttcaTCCTGGACTGGGCAGAAGGAAAAGCCAATCAGGACGTTGATTTCATCTTCACTCTTCCTTTCCGAGATCTGAATCTGAAGAAGGAAAGAGCATTCAGTCTGATGCAACTTCTGCAGCACTACTTTCCACAACTGAAAGAGATCAAAAGTGTTGAAGgtgatgaagtcaaagttgtgTTTATCTTTGATGGTCTGGATGAGTGTCGACTTCCTCTACATTTCCAAAGCAATGAGATCTGCTGTGATATAACAAAGTCATCATCAGTGGATGTGCTGCTGACCAACCTCATTAAGGGgaatctgcttccctctgctctcctctggatcacctcccgacctgcagcagccaatcagatccctcCTGAGTGCATCCACCAGGTGACAGAGGTACGAGGGTTCACTGACCCACAGAAGAAAGAGTACTTCAGAAAGAGAATCAGAGATCAGAACCAGGCCAGCAGAATTATCTCACACATCCAGTCATCCAGGAGTCTCAACATCATGTGTCACATACCAGTCTTCTGCTGGATTTCTGCTACTGTATTGGAGACAATGTTGGGTAAAGCAGAGAGTGGAGATCTGCCCAAAActctgactgaaatgtacacacacttcctgctcaTTCAGACTAATGTGAAGAATCTGAAGTATCGTGGCTCTGATGAAACAAACCCAAAGATGTCAGCATCAGATACAGAAATCATCCTGAAACTGGGGCAGCTGGCTTTTCCACAGCTGGAAAAGGGCAATCTGATATTctatgaagaggacctgagagacaGTGGCATTGATGTCAGTGAAGCTTCAGTGTACTCTGGGGTGTGCACAGAGATCTTTAAAGAGGAGCGTGGGTTGGGTCAGGAGAAGGTCTACTGCTTTGTGCATCTGAGCATTCAGGAGTATCTGGCCGCCTTGTTTGTGTTCCATTCATGTGTAaatgagaacagaaatgtgCTCAGAGCAGAAGAATCAAAACCTCACAGTGGCAGAGTGCAGCTGTCTGAGTTACATGAGACTGCAGTGGATCAGGCCTTAGAGAGTAAGAATGGACACCTGGACCTTTTCCTCCGATTCCTTCTCGGCCTCTCTCTGGACTCCATTCAGCCGCTCTTAGGAGGAATACTGACACAGGCAGGAAGCAGATCCCCTGTgccagacccacagacacagacagaaagcagaTCAGAGAGCATCGAGGAAACAGTCGAGTACATTAAGGAGAAGATCAGAGACGAATCTTCCGCAGAGAGGACCATCAATCTGTTCCActgtctgaatgaactgaatgacaacTTTCAAGTGAAGAGAATCCAGAATTCCCTGAGATCAGGAAAACTTTCTGATAAAGAGCTGCAACCCCACCAATGTTCAGCTCTGGCCTTTGTGTTACTGATGTCAGAGGAGGTCCTGGATGAGTTTGACTTGAAGACCTACAACACATCAGAAGCAGGTCGTCACAGACTGGTACCAGTCGTCAGGAACTGCAGGAAGGCCATGTGAGTATTATGTCATTATTCCTGGAGATTATTGACAGCATATTTTCATACTTTATCATTCTAGTCAgaataaagtgcaataaaatTGTCAGGCATCTGAAAATCTGATTATAATTTCCAATTGCCCTCAATTAATGTTCTGAACCCAGAACATAAGCAGCATCAAATGCAAAAATTCCTccatattttgtttcatttaattttacgATTATTATTTCCAAAGATCAACTGTCAAATAAATTTTTTGACAGGTTCATCCTGTAATCTCAGcaagtttttatttagtttcagtgtttttaaaaaactatTCTCCATACCTCTAGGGCAGCAGTAATGTTCAGTGCACGGTAACCCACCATCTCCCACACATAGGTGCTGATGATTTGAATAAGGACGAGTAGTGgagaggagtgaaagagagggagatgaataTTGTTTGTAtatctcgtgtgtgtgtgaacttgcAAATTAAGGCAGAATAGATCTTGGAAAGGTTTTGGCAGGGATTCTTGGTGATGCAAATATTTGTAGCTGAAAGAGCATGTTATTTGAATGTTCATATCACATAAGGACAGTAAATTCACTTTAGCAAAAAGTGGGGATGATGGCTCATAGTGGTTAGAGTAATTAGTCTTATAATTTATTTCTGCAAAATGGAGATTCTGTGAAGAGAGGTGGGGTATGTGGCGGCCCATGCAATGTTACAGTATAGAAGACAAGGGGAAATGAGGCTATAGTTCAGAGTTCAGACAGGACTGGTGAACCCAAGGATGGATTTTACGGATGATGGGTGATTGTGTTACTTCTACAGACTAAGTGTATGTGATCATTCCAGTTTAACGTTTCATCAATTAAGATGCCAAGAAATTTGGCTGACCGGACATGTGATATTTCATAACCATCAATAAGTACTTCAGAAATAGATTTacaatatttcttcatttttcctgaaaatgtatcactttttttgcacaaagtaataaaattaaaattcagaaacgccttttttttcaatttggagGCTTCcggtgcatttaaaaatgttaaattaatcccTAATACAtgactttattattttatttatgttaaaaTATGCCGACATCACATACATTTTAATCTTGTAGTGCCATTAATCAGAAAtttgttcagaaagaaagaagaaaatatggtaatgataactctttacttgaataaacaaagtattttacaaagcGTTGCATAAGAtacatgtttcatttttatgatattgaacaataactctAATATGACTATATACAAAGTAAACTATTAGGTTTATATATTCAGTCATCCATGTCAGACTGACtcttccctgtctgtgtgaagagacaccaatgctctgctaagcccgtaaatgcaaatatttaaataaataactgtaatggcaATAGTCCACTGatttgatgtcacaatagcctgtgctgtcacaatagcctgtgatgtcagaATTGTCTCTGCCCTCCACACAGCTCAAATATACTGTGACCACTTTAGGAATACCAGCTTGTAAACACCATcgtattagcagtagcagcaataTTCCCCTGATTTGCCGCAATCACACTCCGCATTTTCTTGAGGAAATGTACATAGTGTACATATGTAGTTTAATTTTACATCCACCATAGCCTAGCATACATGCATCACGCCTACAGATATTCAATATTCTTTGTCACGCTCCTCGGTCATTGTCGAGCGAAGGTATGTTGTCAATAGCTTTAGTCTGCTGAAAGAGCGCTCTGCTTGCGCACTGCTCACAGGAATTGTGAGATAAATGTGATACAATGCTGCAAGGTTTGGGACTGCTCTATTCATGTCATTAGCAACGAGGAAGGCTAAAACCTGACCAGTCGCCAACTCATTATTTTGTTCCTCAAATAAACTTTTATCGTATATGTCCTGAAAGGAGCAGTATTCATCATGCACATCTGACGCACAGACATCGTCACCACAAgaataggggcgacatggctcaggcagtaagagcagtcgtctggcagtcggagggttgccggttcgatcccctgcccaggctgtgtcgaagtgtccctgagcaggacacctaacccccaaaaaatgctcctgacgagctggtcggcacattgcatggcagccaatcgccgttggtgtgtgtgagtgtgtctatgaatgggtgaatgagaagcataaattgtacagcactttggataaaggcactatataaatgccaaccatttaccatttataagcAGCTAGCTTGTTGATATTgtggagggcaaagtggagctttagaatgtagagctgtgtgtgcgcatgtgagctcgccaatacatttctcacagaaccGTCATtcgtccacttttttacttcacagtagtggTGATCAAACTTCCaagaactaagtgctagtgtgctGGTGTCCGTATGAGGTTCATATGATGTCGCTAGCATAAGCAAATAGCACAAACCCAtacaatgtgctttttaacggcacttgttCATTCAAGCGatataaatgaaagcattcGATTACGGTCAACGGCAA containing:
- the LOC133140496 gene encoding NACHT, LRR and PYD domains-containing protein 3-like, giving the protein MSLSEEPEHKGGTLSTDRKRVLQSLESSSLEGKSSDISPPKQDVADSLERDEQDNESIKKAQQGLKTHLKKKFEYIFEGLAVQGHTTLLNEIYTELYITEGGSGGVNNEHEVRQIETASKRQTTQETPILCNDIFKPLPGQEKHIKTVLTKGIAGIGKTVSVQKFILDWAEGKANQDVDFIFTLPFRDLNLKKERAFSLMQLLQHYFPQLKEIKSVEGDEVKVVFIFDGLDECRLPLHFQSNEICCDITKSSSVDVLLTNLIKGNLLPSALLWITSRPAAANQIPPECIHQVTEVRGFTDPQKKEYFRKRIRDQNQASRIISHIQSSRSLNIMCHIPVFCWISATVLETMLGKAESGDLPKTLTEMYTHFLLIQTNVKNLKYRGSDETNPKMSASDTEIILKLGQLAFPQLEKGNLIFYEEDLRDSGIDVSEASVYSGVCTEIFKEERGLGQEKVYCFVHLSIQEYLAALFVFHSCVNENRNVLRAEESKPHSGRVQLSELHETAVDQALESKNGHLDLFLRFLLGLSLDSIQPLLGGILTQTESRSESIEETVEYIKEKIRDESSAERTINLFHCLNELNDNFQVKRIQNSLRSGKLSDKELQPHQCSALAFVLLMSEEVLDEFDLKTYNTSEAGRHRLVPVVRNCRKAILNSCGLSEKSCEILASALQLSKSPLRDLDLSYNNLGDAGVKLLCAGLMSPNCKLQRLGLNSCGLSEKSCEILASALQLTNSPLRDLDLSYNNLGDVGVKLLCAGLMSPNCKLQRLGLNSCGLSEESCEILASALQSSNSPLRDLDLSSNKLGDAGVKLLCAGLMSPNCKLQRLGLGWCNLTEGCCDVLASVLRSPHSELSDLELRDNELQDSGVRVLSAGLEDPHCKLQRLGLSGCRVTQRGCDSLASALCSNPSHLRELDLRYNHPGDSGVRALSAAKLDTPTLLVEHGGENRIKPGAQEM